The following are from one region of the Cinclus cinclus chromosome 7, bCinCin1.1, whole genome shotgun sequence genome:
- the PRDX3 gene encoding thioredoxin-dependent peroxide reductase, mitochondrial: MAAALGRLLRAAVPVAAATAGRRGTARPPACPRRAFSLGSSRFAAAVTQHAPSFKGTAVVNGEFKELSLDDFKGKYLVLFFYPLDFTFVCPTEIVAFSNKANEFRDVNCEVVAVSVDSHFSHLAWINTPRKSGGLGKMNIPVLSDLTKQISRDYGVLLEGPGIALRGLFIIDPNGVIKHLSINDLPVGRSVEETLRLVKAFQFVETHGEVCPANWTPNSPTIKPSPEGSKEYFEKVNK; this comes from the exons ATGGCCGCCGCTCTGGGGAGGCTGCTCCGCGCCGCG GTGCCCGtggccgccgccaccgccgggAGGAGGGGGACGGCGCGGCCCCCGGCCTGCCCCCGCCGCGCCTTCAGCCTCG GCTCCTCGCGGTTCGCCGCGGCGGTGACCCAGCACGCCCCGTCCTTCAAGGGAACGGCCGTGGTTAACGGAGAGTTCAAGGAGCTGAGCCTAGATGATTTCAAGGGGAAATACCTGGTTCTCTTCTTCTACCCCCTGGACTT CACCTTTGTCTGCCCCACGGAAATTGTGGCTTTTAGCAACAAAGCAAATGAATTTCGTGACGTGAACTGTGAAGTGGTGGCCGTTTCAGTGGACTCTCATTTTAGTCATCTGGCCTGGATAAACACACCACGAAAG AGCGGTGGTTTGGGCAAAATGAATATTCCAGTTCTGTCAGACCTCACCAAACAGATCTCCCGTGATTATGGGGTGCTGCTGGAAGGGCCTGGCATAGCACTGAG AGGTCTGTTCATCATTGACCCAAACGGGGTCATCAAGCACCTGAGCATCAACGACCTGCCCGTGGGGCGCAGCGTGGAGGAGACGCTGCGCCTGGTGAAGGCTTTCCAGTTCGTGGAGACACACGGAGAGGTGTGCCCGGCTAACTGGACTCCAAACTCCCCAACG ATCAAACCAAGCCCAGAAGGTTCcaaagaatattttgaaaaagtgAATAAATAA
- the SFXN4 gene encoding sideroflexin-4 isoform X2: MDANLRYWRAEGQSFFQRFLLWADALDPLLLLKSSNEIKRTRLLIQSNEKTLSEPIQNNQTKQAFLLSLSSVHPDTDKIIPILFRPPAFMPITLPLVIVSSVQRQAKHSFFWQFVFHTYTAAFSLVNGNGTPKAEDYSLQQKQIFLGLGAISYSACIGALPLAFMNRYTLKSSLMQLVVRKLLPAPLLGLTSAFTVAMVRSPEFDNGIEVMDRNGKVIGVSKKAGEKAVIETALSRAVLFGTTFFLPEVLMYFVQR; this comes from the exons ATGGACGCCAACCTGCGCTACTGGAGGGCGGAGGGGCAG TCGTTCTTCCAGAGATTTCTCCTCTGGGCGGATGCCTTGGATCCGCTGCTGCTCCTCAAGTCCTCG aatgaaataaaaagaaccaGGTTATTAATACAAAGTAATGAGAAGACCCTAAGTGAGCCCATACAGAATAATCAG ACCAAACAAGCCTTCTTGCTAAGCCTG tccagTGTACATCCTGATACAGACAAGATAATTCCTATTTTGTTTAGACCTCCAG cTTTCATGCCCATAACTCTTCCCTTG GTCATTGTTTCATCTGTTCAGCGCCAGGCAAAGCATTCTTTTTTTTggcag TTTGTATTTCACACATACACCGCAGCTTTTAGTCTGGTAAATGGAAATGGCACCCCAAAAGCTGAA GACTACTctcttcagcaaaagcagatctttcttgGCTTGGGAGCTATTTCCTATTCAGCCTGTATTGGT GCTTTGCCTCTTGCCTTCATGAATCGTTACACGTTGAAGAGCTCATTAATGCAACTTGTTGTCAGAAAACTGCTACCTGCTCCTCTGCTTG GCTTGACAAGTGCATTTACTGTGGCAATGGTGAGAAGCCCAGAATTTGACAATGGGATAGAAGTGATGGACAGGAATGGCAAGGTTATAGGAGTGTCTAAGAAGGCTGGTGAGAAG GCTGTTATTGAAACAGCATTGTCCAGAGCAGTCTTGTTTGGGACAACGTTCTTCCTGCCAGAAGTGCTCATGTACTTTGTGCAGAG